ctgtctgatgTCAATTTTTAACTGTGGCAAAGTCTGCCCAAAAAACGTATTCAAAAGAATAACAAAAAGGCAGTTGAATTGAAAATGGGTCTAGTGTTGAACAGGGTTGTTTTTGGCACATGATACAGTTTAGGCTTCATACAGCTTGGGGTTGTGTTTATATCAGCTGCCTAAATATTATTTTCAATGGTACATATTCAGTTAACAAAATTGTTGTttgattttgtttgtttgcttaGTCATGTAATCCTATGTATGTTAAAAACCAAAGAGCATACATTATTCTAGATGTACTACCCAGACTGTAAGATTACTACCTATATACTACATGATATGTACTGATAGAAGAGATAACACTGAGCGTAAATGTTTTTGAACCTGGGCTAGCCGAGGAGGGTggagtttattattattttcatcgTTCAAAAACACCAAGGTCTGACCAGACCAAATCTGGACTCAGACCAGtgacctgaaacacacaaaaagcatgTAGAGAATACAGACGGTATCTGCACTGCCTAGTCCTACCCCAGTAAAGTTTGTATTGGGGGGGGCTTTCCTATAGGCTtgtgcatggctgcttaatgcTATTATGTGACGACATAGCATAGTATATCTTATCAGTTTTGAATGTTTACTACACCTGTTTTAAGTTTTTTGAAAATGACAAATGACACACTGATGTTACGGATGGTCCCCCACACTGTAGTTTGAAGCACTGTTGTTGCAGCCATTTGGTAAAGTGTTGCGATGATGAACTACATTTAAAATAGCTTCCTACTTTACTCCTGGCCGGATTTTATAAAAGCATTAAACTTATCAGCCCATTAGTTTCACCAGAAAAATATTGACAGAAATGTGCCTTCAACTTTGAGTAAGATACCCCAGCAGAAAATGTACTAAAATCTTCCTAGCGAATTTGTATCTGCACTGAAGTGTGAGGGATGTTTTGTGTACAATCTTCTTTAACCAATTTGTTAACCAATCCCCTTAGAAGTGAttttcctgtgtctgtctgttgaaCCAACCTTGAGGCAGTGGCATCCGTAAAGGTGCATTAGACTCTAAACAAGTTATATCCTGCTGTTCACCTTGTATTTATATCATATTGTACAGGTGTTGGCTGTGTATACGTATTTTACTATAAAGAATTTGAATTGTAATAGACAAATCTCTACTGAAATTGTGAAATAATGTTGGCAATTAATTTAGTAAAATTTGATGATGTATAACCaaagaaacaccacacacaaatgaaAGCAGTAACATAAGAAAACACTTTATTCAGAATTTGACAAGACAGATTACTGGGCCCCTGTCACCCTGCCAAGGTGGTGTGTAATATTTATATTCTTCTGGCTTTGCGTGGGCGGCATCCATTGTGCGGCACAGGGGTGTTATCTGTTATGGacaccacctccagccctcccattGACAAACCCTTGATGGCAGACTAGAGAGGATTGACAAGAAATCAAAGATGATTTAGACTAGGATATTCGGCCCAGATATCATAACCACTACTGGCCTCGATCAGCATTTACAGCTGTATTGTATAAGCTGCCAGTGCTTCAATTGTATGTGGTTAGGCTAACCAGCAATGACAGTGTGATGTTGACAACTAAAGCTGTAAGGATAATTATGTTAGTTGGATAAACGGACTCACCAGGCGTCCAGGGCCCAGACCTTTCACAGATACGCGGACAAACGTGATCCCTTTTATTGTGGCTTTCTGCTTAGGAGAAGGCAGGGGGAAGACATGTCAACAAAACATATTAGGTGATGGTTctttacaacaaaaaaataaagaaaacaatCAAATTGTAGTCCATAAATACAATTCTGTAACAAGCATTTGAAAGATGAACTGCCTTCAAGTGGTCATAAGTTACATAACATTTCATTAAATTACAGGACAATAATGATTTATTTGCATACTCAATGTAATGATGCACATCTTACCGCTGCAGCTGAGATGCCTGCTGTCTGAGCAGCAATAGGTGTGGACTTCCTTGCATTCTTGAAGCCCTCTGTGCCACAGGATGTCCTAACCATGTACTGGCCCTCGCTGTCAGTCACCTGGATGTGGGTGCTGACACAGGAAAGCACGCACACAAAATCTATTATCTCCCCATAACTCACTGTCATGATAATTCCATTCACTTATCTACAGTATGTTTGTTGTCTTACTTATTATATGTGGCTTTGATGTGTGCAATAGGCAACTCCTCAAACTTCTTCCCACCCCATCTCAATGAAGTGTCTTGGCCCGGTAATGGAGGATAGTGACTGCGGGGTGAGGTACAATTATAGTTTTTGGCTTGAAATGGCTATTATGATTATTGGCAATATGCTCCGATGGTGGAATGTGCGTTAACGTTACCTGAACTCTTTTGAACTGTTAGACTTATTGGATTCGGTGGCAATGGATGTTTCCGCTGTCCCCTGCAACCTGACAGCGCTAGTACATACTGCTCGCTGCAGACCACCCCCTAAACTGAAACACAACAATGTCGCATCATTACACGTATGCATTCAGCGCACATGTTCACGTTTACAAATTGTTTACTAAACTTATGTTTAGATATGTCAGAAAGTCTAGGAAAAATGCATAGCTTAATACGCTATTTCTAACGTTTGCTAGCTAATCTAGATTTCAGATCAAATACAAAACGAGATACTTACATGAAACCCCCTGCAGTCCTTGTATAATTTAATAATAAACAGTTTAATTTATACATGACGCCTTTATATAGAAAGCTATATTTACGCTACAAAGCTAGCTGGTTTACACAACAACATGTGTGACATTGAGCATAAAGTAGGTGGAAGCCACTCAGTGGAATCTCATTTCCTGTTAATTTCTTCAAAgtatttcaaaataaaggtcaaTAGACAAACTATCTTTAATGTAATGCCTTACGTCGCCACTAACAATAACAAATAGAGGCCTGGGTAATCGTTTAAAAGACTTTTAAAAAAACTTGCAAAACGTTTGTGTAGCCTGTGTATAACGTGTGTAACCTTCTGTTGAACTGATTTCATTTTTATTATATCATAACTATTTATATCAACATATGTGTTTTCACCTGGTTATATTTAATAATACGATATAATGGCATAATATATACAATGGTATATGAACCAAGCTAACTGGTTGATGCGAGAACTCGAAATGCATCACCGATTTCCCATTTTTAGACGTCTCAGACTCTTATTCTCAAAACCGGAAAAGCTATTGACGACTGTCAAGGACAGTTTCACTGCACATTGGTGTACTGACGCTTATCCGGAAAACAATCATTGTATACTTTAGGGGATGGTAAAATATAGTAGGCTACTCTGTAATAATTTACAAATATTCAGAGattatattaaaaaaatatgataGACGCAAGCAACATTGCTATGCCTGAATATAGAGTACGCTTATCTCCATGTACCCCCCTTTTGCCAGAATAATCTCATCCTAACACCAGAGCATTGTGGGTACCACCACAGAAAAAAAGCAATATGGCAGCCCCCGGCGCAAGAATGGCAAGTCGCCCTTTCTGCCAATTTATTACAAATGTCGGCAGGACTCGGTTGACGAAGACATGTTTTCGTAAAATATCTTTCAATTACCCTGCTCGTGTTGCGCTTCATACTCAAAACACAGTGGGAAACGTCGCATCAGCGTCACCATGGAAGTTAATGGGAGCCGTGTGCTTGCAAAGGTTGCCCGTCACATCTCAGAAAAAAAACCCTATTGAGGATCAGTTTGCAGAACTCATGCAGCAGGTACTATACACAGACCTGCATCAAattcatgcacatacacattgGCTATGTAATATAGCCACAATGTCAGACGGTATTTAGTTAGTAAAATACTTAAAACAGTTATATTTTTCAGTTGGAGCTGGAGAGAAGCATGATTTCCAGGCACGAGCTGAGGCTGCACGAAGAGGCAGAGCGATTGAGTCGCAAACAGGCTGATGACTACGATTCCGATGAAGAGGCGAATTACGGTGCCGAGGAGATCGTCACTGCTCAGGACCTGGAAGACTCCTGGGAACAGAAGCTGAAAGGCTTCGAACCCACCCCAAGAGACACAGGTCTGTGTAACAAGTCAACTTTAAGCTCGTCCAACTCAACTCGCTGTCAACATCCACCCCTCTTAGCAAACTTACATTTGACCAAATCTAACTTCACTTAATGGTCAAATTACCATTACATTgtattacagtatgtacacCCATATGGGTGCACTTCAATGGCTCACTGGTCAAGTGCGTTACGTACCATATAGGCTGACATTTTACTGAGGTTTGAATCAAGTCCAGACCATTTTCTGCATATCGTCCCTATCTATTTCCCTTACATTTCCTGTGTTTCTTCACTATCCATCCCAATAAAGCAGTCATTTCCAATAAAgaagttgtaaaaaaaaagtaccACAATGTATCCCAGTGCTCTAGACATACACACTTTATTTGACCTGTAAGCTAACTTCTTCAGCTGGTGGTGAGGAAGACCCGAGAAGTATGAGTGGTTATCTTGCGGACAGCTTGGTCCTGCTGGTGGAGCAGACAGTCGGCAGTGATAAGTTGTGGCTCCTACCTCAA
The window above is part of the Osmerus mordax isolate fOsmMor3 chromosome 13, fOsmMor3.pri, whole genome shotgun sequence genome. Proteins encoded here:
- the mrpl46 gene encoding 39S ribosomal protein L46, mitochondrial, whose amino-acid sequence is MAAPGARMASRPFCQFITNVGRTRLTKTCFRKISFNYPARVALHTQNTVGNVASASPWKLMGAVCLQRLPVTSQKKNPIEDQFAELMQQLELERSMISRHELRLHEEAERLSRKQADDYDSDEEANYGAEEIVTAQDLEDSWEQKLKGFEPTPRDTAGGEEDPRSMSGYLADSLVLLVEQTVGSDKLWLLPQLQWESGETLRHTAERALASLPECNFKATFLGNTPCGVYKYKLPKVAQTESNVGTKVFFFKAILSDGSLASATKGPFMWVKKSELQDYLKPAYFEKVNRFIIGV
- the mrps11 gene encoding 28S ribosomal protein S11, mitochondrial, with translation MYKLNCLLLNYTRTAGGFILGGGLQRAVCTSAVRLQGTAETSIATESNKSNSSKEFSHYPPLPGQDTSLRWGGKKFEELPIAHIKATYNNTHIQVTDSEGQYMVRTSCGTEGFKNARKSTPIAAQTAGISAAAKATIKGITFVRVSVKGLGPGRLSAIKGLSMGGLEVVSITDNTPVPHNGCRPRKARRI